One Drosophila virilis strain 15010-1051.87 chromosome 5, Dvir_AGI_RSII-ME, whole genome shotgun sequence DNA window includes the following coding sequences:
- the LOC6626184 gene encoding cilia- and flagella-associated protein 61 isoform X2, producing the protein MPSVSFRKALPEDNDDIVDMVDVHEPEMRQERGDFFIAELLLGTAGGNIERDQIIVTEEAGSSVDGSTGMMWLTEEVDIEELIRNFDLESLGNLVTCTPDMPHATVQFNVFTAEQRQYFNLKKNLNYLKRRGVSLRKGSEVSTYSEMDTGLLGATERLFTKFKYITDELSNSSNYLDKVPKTLNISFDMPTRKSMSKNKKYGLNNASRAFLLKNFILHPSLRLEYSYYYICAMFSAYPDRDYCVVPVSPSANNSASLWALLKFFIRVQHRPSSEMSDEVFVAHRCSINTELSIYHLAKDDIDDVIKLMSVNNQTKFSNESLNSGLDSHIQETVTHQIKIVKQISSDVLYNPMSEFSFWVIRCGHTSRENTTAVGFAILRPFSNYEAVYKQFVLPHDEDYMTFDRCELVMLRLHPYFHMWSDEVLRTVAIRSGYREIFYFQEIIGEPLPNDLAQKMMPVEPRRMRRNWFIDTQSEHCYRRSSTQVDLSKINCVMDQFYLFRHNLFPSKFIGNQNPIVIVGFSDICKAFLRLMVFGWNTPDYKYVSVNNCLPVVEITVIVDHGEIEAEYDPNVACQYCGRKEDCYLSNKNSCPFVMDTTQRLDMRNWINFVSGKVTYINRDEKFIRLDNNCKVFYDKLLLLCDTKFGLPTLGRTDETHQAYPYNYAHINGRLDKIMLYHKLEELNDCELSKKKIIIYGYTLALYECIDFMLKHNCRPENIVYVQPHKVIKPEYLNNPTNDKNLDDILVQMVSDLGIKVYESANFVRFSLYTSVNFIDRVHFKLFPSGNTLSLTCNIFINFMENYMPMSIERMLLNSDINMKNRKILVDEDYCTNDPNIYAAGKHVTFVWDSFYQYIYTSEREMAQKLIDILQLSQESYTKERKFSKPCLFHCLLPLGHMVIKITVPKRFLLGKLSNEYSQFMTSYSSSGDFFRVRLSQNLIVEEIVCVTRKLYKPLYFLEYFCGKHETLLNNMHSRWKMGLIKDFVSFFEAPWTEYLMHDRFDDMQNKNHSTLITLLQHMYFGVNGMSIGDSDFDGACKHFLELNLLKFLRKYRKEFINEFVLPEDWETEKQV; encoded by the exons ATGCCATCCGTATCATTTCGAAAAGCCCT ACCTGAGGACAATGATGATATTGTTGACATGGTTGACGTCCATGAGCCGGAAATGCGCCAAGAGCGTGGAGATTTCTTTATAGCTGAGTTGCTTCTGGGCACAGCCGGTGGCAATATAGAAAGAGATCAAATTATTGTTACAGAG GAAGCCGGCTCCTCAGTTGATGGCAGCACGGGTATGATGTGGCTCACGGAGGAGGTGGACATCGAAGAATTGATTAGGAACTTTGATCTGGAGAGCTTGGGCAACCTGGTGACATGTACTCCCGATATGCCACACGCCACTGTGCAGTTCAATGTCTT CACGGCAGAGCAGCGGCAATATTTTAATCTCAAGAAAAATTTGAATTACTTAAAGCGGCGCGGTGTCTCGCTGAGAAAAGGAAGTGAAGTCAGTACCTATTCTGAAATGGATACCGGTTTACTGGGTGCAACTGAGCGCCTTttcacaaaatttaaatacataacCGATG AGCTGAGTAATAGCAGCAACTATTTGGACAAGGTACCGAAAACTCTGAACATATCATTTGATATGCCGACGCGCAAGAGCATGAGCAAGAACAAGAAATACGGCCTGAACAATGCCTCCCGGGCGTTTCTGCTGAAGAACTTCATACTGCACCCGAGTCTCAGACTGGAGTATTCTTATTATTACATCTGCGCGATGTTCAGCGCATATCCGGATCGCGATTATTGCGTGGTGCCCGTGTCACCCAGCGCTAACAATTCCGCCAGCCTCTGGGCGTTACTTAAGTTCTTTATA CGCGTGCAACATCGCCCCAGCTCCGAAATGTCCGACGAGGTCTTTGTGGCACATCGCTGTTCCATTAACACAGAGCTCAGTATTTACCACCTGGCTAAGGATGACATCGACGATGTTATCAAGTTGATGAGTGTTAACAACCAAACTAAATTCAGCAATGAGAGCCTAAATAGTGGCCTTGACTCGCATATCCAGGAGACGGTCACCCATCAGATTAAAATCGTTAAACAGATTAGCTCCGATGTGCTGTATAATCCGATGTCCGAGTTTAGCTTCTGGGTTATACGTTGCGGTCACACAAGCAGGGAGAATACAACGGCTGTTGGTTTTGCTATATTACG TCCGTTCTCGAACTACGAAGCGGTGTATAAGCAATTCGTGCTGCCCCACGATGAAGACTACATGACCTTTGATCGTTGCGAGCTTGTGATGCTGCGTCTGCATCCCTATTTTCACATGTGGTCCGATGAGGTGCTGCGCACCGTGGCCATAAGATCGGGCTATCGGGAAATCTTCTACTTTCAGGAAATCATCGGCGAGCCCTTACCAAATGATTTGGCACAAAAAATGATGCCAGTGGAGCCGCGTCGCATGCGCAGAAACTGGTTCATAGACACCCAAAGCGAGCATTGTTACAGGCGTTCGTCGACACAGGTGGATCTGTCGAAGATAAACTGTGTCATGGATCAGTTCTATTTGTTTCGACACAATCTATTTCCCTCCAAATTTATTGGCAATCAAAATCCAATAGTTATCGTCGGTTTCTCGGACATATGCAAGGCTTTTTTGCGTCTCATGGTTTTTGGCTGGAATACGCCCGA CTACAAGTACGTGAGTGTAAACAACTGCCTGCCCGTTGTGGAAATAACAGTTATTGTTGATCATGGCGAAATCGAGGCGGAGTACGATCCTAATGTTGCGTGCCAATACTGTGGCCGCAAGGAAGACTGCTATTTGAGCAATAAGAACAGTTGTCCCTTTGTAATGGACACCACACAACGCCTGGATATGCGCAACTGGATCAACTTTGTGTCTGGAAAGGTGACGTATATTAATCG TGATGAAAAGTTCATTCGTCTGGATAACAACTGCAAAGTCTTCTATgacaagctgctgctgctgtgtgatACCAAGTTTGGTTTGCCTACCCTGGGAAGAACTGATGAGACCCATCAAGCCTATCCATATAACTATGCGCACATCAATGGACGCCTAGACAAGATTATGCTATATCACAAGCTCGAGGAGCTCAACGATTGCGAGTTGTCCAAAAAAAAGATTATCATCTATGGCTACACCTTGGCTCTATACGAGTGCATTGACTTCATGCTGAAGCATAACTGTCGGCCCGAGAATATTGTGTATGTACAGCCGCATAAGGTGATCAAGCCCGAGTATTTAAATAATCCCACAAATGACAAGAATCTGGACGACATACTGGTGCAAATGGTTTCTGATCTTGGCATTAAAGTCTACGAATCAGCCAATTTTGTGAGATTTTCGTTGTATACAAGCGTGAACTTTATTGATAGGGTTCACTTTAAGCTATTTCCCAGCGGAAATACTCTATCCCTGACCtgtaatatatttatcaattttatgGAGAACTATATGCCCATGTCCATAGAACGAA TGCTTCTCAACAGTGATATTAATATGAAGAATCGCAAGATACTTGTCGATGAGGACTATTGCACAAACGATCCGAATATTTATGCGGCTGGCAAACATGTCACCTTTGTCTGGGATTCGTTCTATCAGTATATCTATACCAGCGAACGCGAGATGGCCCAAAAG TTGATAGACATACTACAGTTGAGCCAGGAGTCGTATACAAAGGAGCGCAAGTTTAGCAAGCCATGTTTATTTCACTGTCTACTACCCCTGGGTCATATGGTCATCAAGATAACTGTGCCCAAGCGCTTTTTACTGGGCAAGCTCTCAAATGAGTACAGCCAATTCATGACTAGCTACTCCAGCTCAGGTGATTTCTTTCGCGTACGCTTGAGCCAGAATCTGATTGTAGAAGAAATAGTGTGCGTTACTCGTAAG CTATATAAACCCCTCTATTTTCTGGAGTACTTTTGCGGAAAACATGAGACGCTGCTCAATAATATGCATAGTCGTTGGAAAATGGGTCTGATCAAGGATTTCGTTAGCTTCTTCGAGGCGCCCTGGACCGAATATCTAATGCACGATCGTTTCGATGATATGCAGAACAAAAATCATTCTACGCTAATCacgctgctgcagcacatGTACTTCGGCGTGAACGGCATGAGTATTGGGGATTCCGATTTCGATGGGgcatgcaaacattttttggaATTGAATCTACTCAAATTTCTGCGCAAATATCGCAAAGAGTTTATCAACGAATTTGTCTTGCCCGAGGATTGGGAGACGGAGAAACAGGTTTAG
- the LOC6626184 gene encoding cilia- and flagella-associated protein 61 isoform X3, which produces MVPKTLNISFDMPTRKSMSKNKKYGLNNASRAFLLKNFILHPSLRLEYSYYYICAMFSAYPDRDYCVVPVSPSANNSASLWALLKFFIRVQHRPSSEMSDEVFVAHRCSINTELSIYHLAKDDIDDVIKLMSVNNQTKFSNESLNSGLDSHIQETVTHQIKIVKQISSDVLYNPMSEFSFWVIRCGHTSRENTTAVGFAILRPFSNYEAVYKQFVLPHDEDYMTFDRCELVMLRLHPYFHMWSDEVLRTVAIRSGYREIFYFQEIIGEPLPNDLAQKMMPVEPRRMRRNWFIDTQSEHCYRRSSTQVDLSKINCVMDQFYLFRHNLFPSKFIGNQNPIVIVGFSDICKAFLRLMVFGWNTPDYKYVSVNNCLPVVEITVIVDHGEIEAEYDPNVACQYCGRKEDCYLSNKNSCPFVMDTTQRLDMRNWINFVSGKVTYINRDEKFIRLDNNCKVFYDKLLLLCDTKFGLPTLGRTDETHQAYPYNYAHINGRLDKIMLYHKLEELNDCELSKKKIIIYGYTLALYECIDFMLKHNCRPENIVYVQPHKVIKPEYLNNPTNDKNLDDILVQMVSDLGIKVYESANFVRFSLYTSVNFIDRVHFKLFPSGNTLSLTCNIFINFMENYMPMSIERMLLNSDINMKNRKILVDEDYCTNDPNIYAAGKHVTFVWDSFYQYIYTSEREMAQKLIDILQLSQESYTKERKFSKPCLFHCLLPLGHMVIKITVPKRFLLGKLSNEYSQFMTSYSSSGDFFRVRLSQNLIVEEIVCVTRKLYKPLYFLEYFCGKHETLLNNMHSRWKMGLIKDFVSFFEAPWTEYLMHDRFDDMQNKNHSTLITLLQHMYFGVNGMSIGDSDFDGACKHFLELNLLKFLRKYRKEFINEFVLPEDWETEKQV; this is translated from the exons ATG GTACCGAAAACTCTGAACATATCATTTGATATGCCGACGCGCAAGAGCATGAGCAAGAACAAGAAATACGGCCTGAACAATGCCTCCCGGGCGTTTCTGCTGAAGAACTTCATACTGCACCCGAGTCTCAGACTGGAGTATTCTTATTATTACATCTGCGCGATGTTCAGCGCATATCCGGATCGCGATTATTGCGTGGTGCCCGTGTCACCCAGCGCTAACAATTCCGCCAGCCTCTGGGCGTTACTTAAGTTCTTTATA CGCGTGCAACATCGCCCCAGCTCCGAAATGTCCGACGAGGTCTTTGTGGCACATCGCTGTTCCATTAACACAGAGCTCAGTATTTACCACCTGGCTAAGGATGACATCGACGATGTTATCAAGTTGATGAGTGTTAACAACCAAACTAAATTCAGCAATGAGAGCCTAAATAGTGGCCTTGACTCGCATATCCAGGAGACGGTCACCCATCAGATTAAAATCGTTAAACAGATTAGCTCCGATGTGCTGTATAATCCGATGTCCGAGTTTAGCTTCTGGGTTATACGTTGCGGTCACACAAGCAGGGAGAATACAACGGCTGTTGGTTTTGCTATATTACG TCCGTTCTCGAACTACGAAGCGGTGTATAAGCAATTCGTGCTGCCCCACGATGAAGACTACATGACCTTTGATCGTTGCGAGCTTGTGATGCTGCGTCTGCATCCCTATTTTCACATGTGGTCCGATGAGGTGCTGCGCACCGTGGCCATAAGATCGGGCTATCGGGAAATCTTCTACTTTCAGGAAATCATCGGCGAGCCCTTACCAAATGATTTGGCACAAAAAATGATGCCAGTGGAGCCGCGTCGCATGCGCAGAAACTGGTTCATAGACACCCAAAGCGAGCATTGTTACAGGCGTTCGTCGACACAGGTGGATCTGTCGAAGATAAACTGTGTCATGGATCAGTTCTATTTGTTTCGACACAATCTATTTCCCTCCAAATTTATTGGCAATCAAAATCCAATAGTTATCGTCGGTTTCTCGGACATATGCAAGGCTTTTTTGCGTCTCATGGTTTTTGGCTGGAATACGCCCGA CTACAAGTACGTGAGTGTAAACAACTGCCTGCCCGTTGTGGAAATAACAGTTATTGTTGATCATGGCGAAATCGAGGCGGAGTACGATCCTAATGTTGCGTGCCAATACTGTGGCCGCAAGGAAGACTGCTATTTGAGCAATAAGAACAGTTGTCCCTTTGTAATGGACACCACACAACGCCTGGATATGCGCAACTGGATCAACTTTGTGTCTGGAAAGGTGACGTATATTAATCG TGATGAAAAGTTCATTCGTCTGGATAACAACTGCAAAGTCTTCTATgacaagctgctgctgctgtgtgatACCAAGTTTGGTTTGCCTACCCTGGGAAGAACTGATGAGACCCATCAAGCCTATCCATATAACTATGCGCACATCAATGGACGCCTAGACAAGATTATGCTATATCACAAGCTCGAGGAGCTCAACGATTGCGAGTTGTCCAAAAAAAAGATTATCATCTATGGCTACACCTTGGCTCTATACGAGTGCATTGACTTCATGCTGAAGCATAACTGTCGGCCCGAGAATATTGTGTATGTACAGCCGCATAAGGTGATCAAGCCCGAGTATTTAAATAATCCCACAAATGACAAGAATCTGGACGACATACTGGTGCAAATGGTTTCTGATCTTGGCATTAAAGTCTACGAATCAGCCAATTTTGTGAGATTTTCGTTGTATACAAGCGTGAACTTTATTGATAGGGTTCACTTTAAGCTATTTCCCAGCGGAAATACTCTATCCCTGACCtgtaatatatttatcaattttatgGAGAACTATATGCCCATGTCCATAGAACGAA TGCTTCTCAACAGTGATATTAATATGAAGAATCGCAAGATACTTGTCGATGAGGACTATTGCACAAACGATCCGAATATTTATGCGGCTGGCAAACATGTCACCTTTGTCTGGGATTCGTTCTATCAGTATATCTATACCAGCGAACGCGAGATGGCCCAAAAG TTGATAGACATACTACAGTTGAGCCAGGAGTCGTATACAAAGGAGCGCAAGTTTAGCAAGCCATGTTTATTTCACTGTCTACTACCCCTGGGTCATATGGTCATCAAGATAACTGTGCCCAAGCGCTTTTTACTGGGCAAGCTCTCAAATGAGTACAGCCAATTCATGACTAGCTACTCCAGCTCAGGTGATTTCTTTCGCGTACGCTTGAGCCAGAATCTGATTGTAGAAGAAATAGTGTGCGTTACTCGTAAG CTATATAAACCCCTCTATTTTCTGGAGTACTTTTGCGGAAAACATGAGACGCTGCTCAATAATATGCATAGTCGTTGGAAAATGGGTCTGATCAAGGATTTCGTTAGCTTCTTCGAGGCGCCCTGGACCGAATATCTAATGCACGATCGTTTCGATGATATGCAGAACAAAAATCATTCTACGCTAATCacgctgctgcagcacatGTACTTCGGCGTGAACGGCATGAGTATTGGGGATTCCGATTTCGATGGGgcatgcaaacattttttggaATTGAATCTACTCAAATTTCTGCGCAAATATCGCAAAGAGTTTATCAACGAATTTGTCTTGCCCGAGGATTGGGAGACGGAGAAACAGGTTTAG
- the LOC6626184 gene encoding cilia- and flagella-associated protein 61 isoform X1, producing the protein METEYEIRTASKYDIEQLESLFSSNLAKYFGQKRQPPLKQLFHEYQTHRLVVCKPKDPKAILAYSEFCIYPNIPVLSNDCWPQWLKCRFCVDLPITLMNTIFFNFYIYLSEYEDILRQLLMEVFYREHKVSFLVVARPPNYSPKEFEKLESIGKVYYPIAFDMFSCRNLPTIIVISRSKFMPSVSFRKALPEDNDDIVDMVDVHEPEMRQERGDFFIAELLLGTAGGNIERDQIIVTEEAGSSVDGSTGMMWLTEEVDIEELIRNFDLESLGNLVTCTPDMPHATVQFNVFTAEQRQYFNLKKNLNYLKRRGVSLRKGSEVSTYSEMDTGLLGATERLFTKFKYITDELSNSSNYLDKVPKTLNISFDMPTRKSMSKNKKYGLNNASRAFLLKNFILHPSLRLEYSYYYICAMFSAYPDRDYCVVPVSPSANNSASLWALLKFFIRVQHRPSSEMSDEVFVAHRCSINTELSIYHLAKDDIDDVIKLMSVNNQTKFSNESLNSGLDSHIQETVTHQIKIVKQISSDVLYNPMSEFSFWVIRCGHTSRENTTAVGFAILRPFSNYEAVYKQFVLPHDEDYMTFDRCELVMLRLHPYFHMWSDEVLRTVAIRSGYREIFYFQEIIGEPLPNDLAQKMMPVEPRRMRRNWFIDTQSEHCYRRSSTQVDLSKINCVMDQFYLFRHNLFPSKFIGNQNPIVIVGFSDICKAFLRLMVFGWNTPDYKYVSVNNCLPVVEITVIVDHGEIEAEYDPNVACQYCGRKEDCYLSNKNSCPFVMDTTQRLDMRNWINFVSGKVTYINRDEKFIRLDNNCKVFYDKLLLLCDTKFGLPTLGRTDETHQAYPYNYAHINGRLDKIMLYHKLEELNDCELSKKKIIIYGYTLALYECIDFMLKHNCRPENIVYVQPHKVIKPEYLNNPTNDKNLDDILVQMVSDLGIKVYESANFVRFSLYTSVNFIDRVHFKLFPSGNTLSLTCNIFINFMENYMPMSIERMLLNSDINMKNRKILVDEDYCTNDPNIYAAGKHVTFVWDSFYQYIYTSEREMAQKLIDILQLSQESYTKERKFSKPCLFHCLLPLGHMVIKITVPKRFLLGKLSNEYSQFMTSYSSSGDFFRVRLSQNLIVEEIVCVTRKLYKPLYFLEYFCGKHETLLNNMHSRWKMGLIKDFVSFFEAPWTEYLMHDRFDDMQNKNHSTLITLLQHMYFGVNGMSIGDSDFDGACKHFLELNLLKFLRKYRKEFINEFVLPEDWETEKQV; encoded by the exons ATGGAGACAGAGTATGAGATACGCACGGCTAGCAAATACGATATCGAGCAGCTTGAGTCGCTCTTCTCCTCGAATTTGGCGAAATATTTTGGTCAAAAGCGACAGCCGCCCTTAAAGCAGCTATTCCATGAATATCAAACACATCGCCTGGTCGTCTGCAAGCCAAAGGATCCTAAAGCTATATTGGCATATAGCGAGTTTTGCATATATCCAAATATACCGGTGCTATCCAATGACTGCTGGCCACAGTGGCTAAAATGTCGTTTTTG CGTGGATCTGCCCATTACGCTGATGAacacaatattttttaatttttacatataccTGTCGGAAtatgaagatattttgagacAACTCTTAATGGAGGTATTTTATCGCGAGCACAAAGTATCTTTTTTGGTTGTTGCTAGGCCCCCAAACTACTCACCCAAGGAATTTGAGAAGCTGGAAAGCATTGGTAAGGTCTATTATCCCATTGCGTTTGATATGTTCTCATGCAGGAATCTGCCGACAATTATTGTAATATCGCGCAGCAAATTTATGCCATCCGTATCATTTCGAAAAGCCCT ACCTGAGGACAATGATGATATTGTTGACATGGTTGACGTCCATGAGCCGGAAATGCGCCAAGAGCGTGGAGATTTCTTTATAGCTGAGTTGCTTCTGGGCACAGCCGGTGGCAATATAGAAAGAGATCAAATTATTGTTACAGAG GAAGCCGGCTCCTCAGTTGATGGCAGCACGGGTATGATGTGGCTCACGGAGGAGGTGGACATCGAAGAATTGATTAGGAACTTTGATCTGGAGAGCTTGGGCAACCTGGTGACATGTACTCCCGATATGCCACACGCCACTGTGCAGTTCAATGTCTT CACGGCAGAGCAGCGGCAATATTTTAATCTCAAGAAAAATTTGAATTACTTAAAGCGGCGCGGTGTCTCGCTGAGAAAAGGAAGTGAAGTCAGTACCTATTCTGAAATGGATACCGGTTTACTGGGTGCAACTGAGCGCCTTttcacaaaatttaaatacataacCGATG AGCTGAGTAATAGCAGCAACTATTTGGACAAGGTACCGAAAACTCTGAACATATCATTTGATATGCCGACGCGCAAGAGCATGAGCAAGAACAAGAAATACGGCCTGAACAATGCCTCCCGGGCGTTTCTGCTGAAGAACTTCATACTGCACCCGAGTCTCAGACTGGAGTATTCTTATTATTACATCTGCGCGATGTTCAGCGCATATCCGGATCGCGATTATTGCGTGGTGCCCGTGTCACCCAGCGCTAACAATTCCGCCAGCCTCTGGGCGTTACTTAAGTTCTTTATA CGCGTGCAACATCGCCCCAGCTCCGAAATGTCCGACGAGGTCTTTGTGGCACATCGCTGTTCCATTAACACAGAGCTCAGTATTTACCACCTGGCTAAGGATGACATCGACGATGTTATCAAGTTGATGAGTGTTAACAACCAAACTAAATTCAGCAATGAGAGCCTAAATAGTGGCCTTGACTCGCATATCCAGGAGACGGTCACCCATCAGATTAAAATCGTTAAACAGATTAGCTCCGATGTGCTGTATAATCCGATGTCCGAGTTTAGCTTCTGGGTTATACGTTGCGGTCACACAAGCAGGGAGAATACAACGGCTGTTGGTTTTGCTATATTACG TCCGTTCTCGAACTACGAAGCGGTGTATAAGCAATTCGTGCTGCCCCACGATGAAGACTACATGACCTTTGATCGTTGCGAGCTTGTGATGCTGCGTCTGCATCCCTATTTTCACATGTGGTCCGATGAGGTGCTGCGCACCGTGGCCATAAGATCGGGCTATCGGGAAATCTTCTACTTTCAGGAAATCATCGGCGAGCCCTTACCAAATGATTTGGCACAAAAAATGATGCCAGTGGAGCCGCGTCGCATGCGCAGAAACTGGTTCATAGACACCCAAAGCGAGCATTGTTACAGGCGTTCGTCGACACAGGTGGATCTGTCGAAGATAAACTGTGTCATGGATCAGTTCTATTTGTTTCGACACAATCTATTTCCCTCCAAATTTATTGGCAATCAAAATCCAATAGTTATCGTCGGTTTCTCGGACATATGCAAGGCTTTTTTGCGTCTCATGGTTTTTGGCTGGAATACGCCCGA CTACAAGTACGTGAGTGTAAACAACTGCCTGCCCGTTGTGGAAATAACAGTTATTGTTGATCATGGCGAAATCGAGGCGGAGTACGATCCTAATGTTGCGTGCCAATACTGTGGCCGCAAGGAAGACTGCTATTTGAGCAATAAGAACAGTTGTCCCTTTGTAATGGACACCACACAACGCCTGGATATGCGCAACTGGATCAACTTTGTGTCTGGAAAGGTGACGTATATTAATCG TGATGAAAAGTTCATTCGTCTGGATAACAACTGCAAAGTCTTCTATgacaagctgctgctgctgtgtgatACCAAGTTTGGTTTGCCTACCCTGGGAAGAACTGATGAGACCCATCAAGCCTATCCATATAACTATGCGCACATCAATGGACGCCTAGACAAGATTATGCTATATCACAAGCTCGAGGAGCTCAACGATTGCGAGTTGTCCAAAAAAAAGATTATCATCTATGGCTACACCTTGGCTCTATACGAGTGCATTGACTTCATGCTGAAGCATAACTGTCGGCCCGAGAATATTGTGTATGTACAGCCGCATAAGGTGATCAAGCCCGAGTATTTAAATAATCCCACAAATGACAAGAATCTGGACGACATACTGGTGCAAATGGTTTCTGATCTTGGCATTAAAGTCTACGAATCAGCCAATTTTGTGAGATTTTCGTTGTATACAAGCGTGAACTTTATTGATAGGGTTCACTTTAAGCTATTTCCCAGCGGAAATACTCTATCCCTGACCtgtaatatatttatcaattttatgGAGAACTATATGCCCATGTCCATAGAACGAA TGCTTCTCAACAGTGATATTAATATGAAGAATCGCAAGATACTTGTCGATGAGGACTATTGCACAAACGATCCGAATATTTATGCGGCTGGCAAACATGTCACCTTTGTCTGGGATTCGTTCTATCAGTATATCTATACCAGCGAACGCGAGATGGCCCAAAAG TTGATAGACATACTACAGTTGAGCCAGGAGTCGTATACAAAGGAGCGCAAGTTTAGCAAGCCATGTTTATTTCACTGTCTACTACCCCTGGGTCATATGGTCATCAAGATAACTGTGCCCAAGCGCTTTTTACTGGGCAAGCTCTCAAATGAGTACAGCCAATTCATGACTAGCTACTCCAGCTCAGGTGATTTCTTTCGCGTACGCTTGAGCCAGAATCTGATTGTAGAAGAAATAGTGTGCGTTACTCGTAAG CTATATAAACCCCTCTATTTTCTGGAGTACTTTTGCGGAAAACATGAGACGCTGCTCAATAATATGCATAGTCGTTGGAAAATGGGTCTGATCAAGGATTTCGTTAGCTTCTTCGAGGCGCCCTGGACCGAATATCTAATGCACGATCGTTTCGATGATATGCAGAACAAAAATCATTCTACGCTAATCacgctgctgcagcacatGTACTTCGGCGTGAACGGCATGAGTATTGGGGATTCCGATTTCGATGGGgcatgcaaacattttttggaATTGAATCTACTCAAATTTCTGCGCAAATATCGCAAAGAGTTTATCAACGAATTTGTCTTGCCCGAGGATTGGGAGACGGAGAAACAGGTTTAG